Proteins found in one Pseudoxanthomonas sp. SL93 genomic segment:
- a CDS encoding serine/threonine-protein kinase encodes MPNAKAHALELFDEFADMPHHRQSRALAQLKQDDPALHDALVELLVADAVEHPLDAPPFGVLSASEPADALLDGSQPESRLGTQLGAWRIEQLLDVGGMGTVYEARRADGHYQQRVALKCIRAELSSPALIAAFLSERNHLAQLEHPHIATLIDGGVEANGLPWFAMRFIDGVSIDQWCDQREAGIRQRIRLLIQACDALAYAHQQQVLHQDLKPSNLLVTPQGHVFLVDFGLSVTLGHGVSNAPRIAISNGYAAPEVHAGAPATVAGDVYAMGVVMYRLLCAEWPAPLHPVHARIMRPETPSPRHMVELLEHAASAVARMRGRGNNRRLVREVAGDLDAIAWKCVAIDPTQRYQSATELRDELQRWLQHRPVAARAGGWGYRTQRFLRRNAITATLGSAVGLSLLGGLGVATWQFRRGADESEAARQIGDLFEQMLGTATLSGLSDTRVPPQQLLAETEARLRSQSLEGQPALKARALSTLARSYAAMGNYPHALRLATEASQLDSDDPQQSLETSATLASLLNLQARHAEARDAALAGIQQNERLDGDTGLADIRLLTELARAHWGLSEHDVALATLAMGLQAAQSLRADSLAQPMAELLTLRGQWQGQRLQLKEAQHDLQRAVALSEQTHPLVADAAREQLVEITSRLGQQESAIALARLLLEHRQQRLGKEHPDTARSWRVLAEQHYRFNQYAEARHALGNASTLLMATFGAEHPEYAKALGLQARLASRQSPGSGVPQARDTIALLERALGPLHVQTLQAKEDLANQLLDALPAHQAPPASAPINEAIGLLEEGTRAAQQRKLPMPERKLALARALILRNRTHADGTSDLPAAESMLQEALVESRRYLGAQHPTTLRVRNALMQLRMPSYAHP; translated from the coding sequence ATGCCTAACGCCAAAGCCCATGCCTTGGAGTTGTTCGACGAATTCGCGGACATGCCGCATCACCGGCAGTCGCGGGCGCTGGCGCAGTTGAAGCAGGACGATCCTGCGCTGCATGACGCGCTGGTGGAACTGCTGGTGGCGGACGCCGTGGAGCATCCACTGGACGCTCCTCCCTTCGGCGTCCTTTCCGCCAGCGAGCCCGCGGACGCCCTGCTGGACGGCAGCCAGCCGGAATCCCGCCTGGGGACTCAGTTGGGCGCCTGGCGCATCGAACAATTGCTCGATGTGGGAGGCATGGGCACGGTGTACGAAGCACGTCGCGCCGATGGCCACTACCAGCAACGCGTGGCGTTGAAGTGCATCCGCGCGGAGCTGTCCTCGCCCGCGCTCATCGCCGCCTTCCTCAGTGAGCGAAACCACCTGGCGCAGCTGGAACACCCGCATATCGCCACGCTGATCGATGGTGGCGTCGAAGCCAACGGGCTTCCCTGGTTCGCGATGCGCTTTATCGATGGCGTTTCCATCGACCAGTGGTGCGACCAGCGTGAAGCGGGCATCCGGCAGCGCATAAGACTGCTGATCCAGGCCTGCGATGCCTTGGCGTACGCGCACCAGCAGCAGGTGCTGCACCAGGACCTCAAGCCTTCCAATCTGCTGGTGACGCCGCAGGGACATGTTTTCCTCGTCGATTTCGGTCTGTCCGTGACGCTGGGCCACGGCGTATCGAACGCGCCTCGCATCGCCATTTCCAACGGCTACGCCGCACCGGAGGTGCATGCCGGCGCACCCGCCACCGTTGCCGGCGATGTGTACGCGATGGGCGTGGTCATGTACCGATTGCTGTGCGCGGAATGGCCCGCGCCGCTGCACCCCGTGCATGCACGCATCATGCGTCCCGAGACCCCGAGCCCGCGCCATATGGTGGAATTGCTCGAGCATGCGGCCAGCGCGGTGGCGCGCATGCGCGGGCGCGGGAACAACCGTCGACTGGTACGCGAAGTGGCCGGCGACCTGGATGCCATCGCGTGGAAATGCGTGGCCATCGATCCCACCCAGCGCTACCAGAGCGCCACCGAGCTACGCGATGAGCTGCAGCGCTGGCTTCAGCACCGCCCCGTCGCGGCACGGGCGGGCGGCTGGGGCTACCGGACCCAGCGCTTCCTGCGGCGCAACGCGATCACCGCCACGCTGGGAAGTGCGGTCGGACTCTCGTTGCTGGGCGGGCTCGGCGTGGCGACGTGGCAATTCCGGCGAGGCGCCGACGAAAGCGAAGCCGCGCGCCAGATCGGCGACCTGTTCGAGCAGATGCTGGGCACGGCCACGCTGTCGGGCCTCAGCGACACACGTGTTCCCCCCCAGCAGCTGCTGGCCGAAACCGAGGCGCGGCTGCGGTCGCAGTCATTGGAAGGCCAGCCGGCGCTCAAGGCGCGCGCCCTCTCCACGCTGGCCCGCAGTTATGCAGCGATGGGCAACTATCCGCATGCGCTGCGGCTTGCGACCGAGGCCAGCCAGCTCGATTCGGATGACCCGCAGCAGAGTCTGGAGACCAGCGCGACGCTGGCATCGCTGCTCAACCTGCAGGCCCGCCATGCGGAAGCCCGTGATGCGGCACTGGCCGGCATCCAGCAGAACGAGCGACTCGACGGCGACACCGGCCTGGCGGACATCCGTCTGCTCACCGAACTTGCACGCGCGCACTGGGGCCTGTCCGAGCACGACGTCGCACTGGCGACGCTGGCGATGGGATTGCAGGCCGCGCAGTCGCTGCGTGCCGACAGCCTGGCGCAACCCATGGCAGAACTGCTCACCCTGCGCGGCCAATGGCAGGGCCAACGCCTGCAGTTGAAGGAAGCCCAGCACGACCTGCAACGCGCCGTGGCGCTGTCGGAGCAGACGCATCCGTTGGTCGCCGATGCTGCGCGCGAGCAGCTGGTCGAGATCACCTCGCGCCTGGGCCAGCAGGAAAGTGCCATCGCGCTGGCGAGACTCCTGCTTGAGCATCGCCAGCAGCGTCTCGGCAAAGAGCACCCGGATACCGCACGCAGCTGGCGCGTCCTTGCCGAGCAGCACTACCGGTTCAACCAGTACGCAGAGGCGCGGCACGCATTGGGCAATGCCAGCACGCTCCTGATGGCTACCTTCGGCGCAGAACACCCCGAGTACGCCAAGGCACTCGGTCTGCAGGCGCGACTGGCATCCCGCCAGTCGCCCGGAAGCGGCGTGCCGCAGGCACGCGACACCATTGCCTTGCTTGAACGGGCGCTCGGACCTCTCCACGTCCAAACGCTGCAGGCGAAGGAAGATCTGGCCAACCAGCTTTTGGATGCCTTGCCCGCGCACCAGGCCCCTCCCGCCTCCGCGCCCATCAACGAAGCCATCGGCCTGCTGGAAGAAGGCACGCGGGCGGCGCAGCAGCGCAAGCTGCCCATGCCGGAGCGAAAACTGGCGCTGGCGCGCGCCTTGATCCTTCGAAACAGGACCCACGCCGACGGCACCTCCGACCTGCCCGCCGCCGAGAGCATGCTGCAGGAAGCGTTGGTGGAATCACGCCGCTACCTGGGGGCACAGCATCCGACCACCCTGCGCGTGCGCAACGCCCTGATGCAGCTGCGCATGCCGTCGTACGCCCACCCGTAG
- a CDS encoding SDR family oxidoreductase — MELASAVVLVTGANRGLGHALVEAFLQAGAAKVYAGARDPATVTATGAIPVALDITSPDTITRAAQACGDVNVVVNNAGIARRTFSLKADTLADMRAEMDTNYWGPLSMAQAFAPVLARNGGGALVNILSVLSWLSVPGTAGYSASKAAMWSMTNGLRNDLAAQGTQVVGLHVGYMDTDMTAGVDAPKASPAEVAQQVVDALRNGRREILADALSQQVKAGLSAPEAVYLHPAGEA; from the coding sequence ATGGAACTTGCTTCTGCCGTCGTGCTTGTCACCGGTGCCAACCGCGGATTGGGCCACGCGCTGGTGGAGGCGTTCCTGCAGGCCGGCGCGGCCAAGGTCTACGCGGGTGCGCGCGATCCCGCCACCGTCACGGCCACGGGCGCAATACCAGTCGCGCTGGACATCACCTCCCCCGACACCATCACGCGCGCCGCGCAGGCGTGTGGTGATGTCAACGTGGTCGTCAACAACGCCGGCATCGCGCGCCGCACCTTCAGCCTGAAAGCAGACACGCTGGCGGACATGCGCGCGGAAATGGATACGAACTACTGGGGGCCGCTGTCGATGGCACAGGCATTCGCGCCCGTGCTTGCGCGCAACGGCGGGGGTGCCCTGGTCAACATCCTGTCGGTGCTCAGTTGGCTCAGCGTGCCTGGCACCGCCGGTTACAGCGCCTCCAAGGCCGCCATGTGGTCGATGACCAACGGCCTGCGCAACGACCTGGCCGCGCAGGGTACGCAGGTCGTCGGTCTGCATGTCGGCTACATGGACACCGACATGACCGCCGGCGTCGACGCACCCAAGGCCAGTCCCGCCGAGGTTGCCCAGCAGGTGGTGGACGCGTTGCGGAACGGTCGTCGTGAAATCCTTGCGGATGCGCTCAGCCAGCAGGTGAAGGCCGGCCTGTCCGCACCCGAGGCGGTCTACCTGCATCCGGCTGGCGAAGCCTGA
- a CDS encoding nuclear transport factor 2 family protein — translation MKIAAPLLLACLMLPSTASAADTDAASGTSGPLFDTVAALDRTVFDAYNRCDLETFATYFVPDVEFYHDNGGVTWTREDVVEGTRKYICGKVRRELIPGTLRIYPIKDFGAVEEGEHRFCQRASGQCEGVAKFVMVWRREGEAWRMTRVLSYGHRAASEEEMRAAAAAQH, via the coding sequence ATGAAGATCGCCGCCCCGCTGCTGCTTGCCTGCCTGATGCTGCCTTCTACAGCCAGCGCCGCGGACACGGATGCCGCCAGCGGTACGTCCGGCCCGCTGTTCGATACGGTGGCTGCCCTGGATCGCACGGTCTTCGACGCCTACAACCGTTGCGACCTGGAGACGTTCGCGACCTACTTCGTGCCGGACGTGGAGTTCTACCACGACAACGGCGGCGTTACGTGGACCCGCGAGGACGTGGTGGAGGGCACGCGCAAGTACATCTGCGGGAAGGTCCGCCGTGAGCTCATACCCGGCACGTTGCGCATCTACCCCATCAAGGATTTCGGCGCGGTGGAGGAAGGCGAGCATCGCTTCTGCCAGCGCGCGAGCGGCCAGTGCGAAGGCGTGGCGAAGTTCGTCATGGTGTGGCGCAGGGAAGGCGAGGCGTGGCGCATGACACGCGTGCTGAGCTACGGCCACCGCGCCGCCTCCGAAGAAGAGATGCGCGCCGCCGCCGCCGCGCAGCACTGA
- a CDS encoding RNA polymerase sigma factor: MQTSATHRAIDAVWRIESARLIAGLARMVRDVGLAEELAQDALVAALETWPDDGVPDNPGAWLMTTAKRRAIDRLRRLQLLDRKHQELAHELEDQQDDRRAREEDALDHDIDDDLLRLVFVSCHPVLSMEARVALTLRLLCGLSTDEIARAFLVPEPTVAQRIVRAKRTLSEANVPFEVPRGAELQERLSSVLGVVYLVFNEGYSATSGEHWMRPALCEEALRLGRMLAALAPGEPEVHGLIALMEIQASRLHARVGQDGEPVLLLEQDRGRWDHLLIQRGLAALERAEQLGGAFGPYALQAAIAACHGRARTAEDTDWARIATLYAALAQVTPSPVVELNRAVAVSMAAGPGAALPLVDRLGDEPALKQYHLLPSVRGDLLFKLGRHDEARAEFERAASMTRNVREQALLRARAQECISS, translated from the coding sequence ATGCAGACTTCAGCCACCCATCGCGCGATCGACGCTGTCTGGCGCATCGAATCGGCCCGCCTCATCGCCGGCCTGGCGCGCATGGTGCGCGACGTGGGCCTGGCCGAAGAACTCGCGCAGGATGCGCTGGTGGCCGCGCTGGAAACCTGGCCCGATGACGGCGTGCCGGACAATCCGGGGGCCTGGCTGATGACGACGGCCAAGCGACGCGCGATTGACCGGCTGCGCCGGCTGCAGCTGCTGGACCGCAAGCACCAGGAACTTGCGCACGAACTGGAAGACCAGCAGGACGACCGCCGGGCGCGCGAGGAAGATGCGCTGGACCACGACATCGACGACGACCTGCTGCGGCTGGTGTTCGTGTCGTGCCACCCCGTGCTGTCGATGGAGGCCCGCGTGGCGCTGACGCTGCGCCTGCTGTGCGGCCTGAGCACCGACGAGATCGCGCGTGCGTTCCTGGTACCCGAACCCACGGTGGCGCAGCGCATCGTGCGCGCCAAGCGCACGCTGTCGGAAGCCAACGTGCCGTTCGAGGTGCCGCGCGGCGCGGAGCTGCAGGAACGCCTGTCATCCGTGCTGGGCGTGGTGTACCTGGTCTTCAACGAAGGCTACTCGGCCACCAGCGGCGAACACTGGATGCGCCCGGCACTGTGCGAAGAAGCACTGCGCCTGGGCCGCATGCTGGCCGCGCTGGCACCGGGCGAGCCGGAAGTGCATGGACTGATCGCCCTGATGGAGATCCAGGCTTCGCGCCTGCATGCACGTGTTGGCCAGGACGGCGAGCCGGTGCTGCTGCTGGAACAGGACCGCGGCCGCTGGGACCACCTGCTGATCCAGCGCGGCCTGGCGGCGCTGGAACGCGCGGAGCAGCTGGGCGGCGCGTTCGGTCCCTATGCCCTGCAGGCCGCCATCGCCGCCTGTCATGGGCGTGCACGCACGGCGGAGGACACCGACTGGGCGCGCATCGCCACGCTGTATGCCGCGCTGGCGCAGGTGACGCCCTCGCCCGTGGTGGAACTGAACCGTGCCGTGGCGGTATCGATGGCCGCCGGCCCCGGCGCCGCGCTGCCGCTGGTGGACCGGCTGGGCGACGAGCCGGCGTTGAAGCAGTACCACCTGCTGCCCAGCGTACGTGGCGACCTGTTGTTCAAGCTGGGTCGCCACGATGAAGCACGCGCGGAGTTCGAACGTGCTGCCTCGATGACACGCAACGTGCGCGAGCAGGCCCTGTTGCGCGCACGCGCGCAAGAATGCATTTCCTCGTAA
- a CDS encoding caspase family protein: protein MATALRILCVHGVGQHPPQGPWQLAWEDAIRHACAQVDPARELDIQYCHYDDIFAQHPVSLGDTLEALARLIANGVTAPFRRARGDDSRLRHTAGMVVKWVESAAFRKQTRDRLVQRIEATKPHVVLGHSLGSLVCYDTFTHEDTRAAAAGRYFASLGSQIGNPFVRGEYQAGRLSAIDKARFWYHLYNRFDSVFTARVSIAADNFRQVDTHFDISGNADHAAEEYLRHPQAVSTLWFDVLNDATTRITRSMREQEPIARRVATPRKRALLVGINEYPDPDDRLSGCVNDVFLMSAMLQEQGFDAGDIRVVLDDRATADGIRERVDWLLDGVRSGDQRILYYSGHGAQLPTYGLGDRVDRMDETLVPYDFDWTEEAAITDDWLFERYVQLPYDVNFSIILDCCHSGGMAKGGPARMRGLNPPDDIRHRAMCWNADRQMWVPRDLEVADRKKQAVDEDTMPLGDMSGRLGYALPVRTLRLGEAREMRKALGHKGPYMPLLLYACQEREFAYEYEHGAVHHGAFTYALVKNWRRMLAGGAGDRRSLKVSDLVKYTSAELRELAYDQTAAVAGPEIRLKRWM, encoded by the coding sequence ATGGCAACCGCACTTCGTATCCTCTGCGTGCATGGCGTGGGCCAGCACCCGCCCCAAGGCCCCTGGCAGCTCGCGTGGGAAGACGCGATCCGCCACGCCTGTGCACAGGTGGACCCCGCGCGCGAACTGGATATCCAGTATTGCCACTACGACGACATCTTCGCGCAGCACCCGGTCAGCCTGGGCGATACGCTGGAGGCGCTCGCCCGGCTGATCGCCAATGGGGTGACCGCGCCGTTCCGCCGCGCGCGCGGCGACGATTCCCGGCTGCGGCATACCGCCGGCATGGTGGTGAAATGGGTCGAGAGCGCGGCGTTCCGCAAGCAGACGCGTGACCGCCTCGTGCAGCGTATCGAGGCGACCAAGCCGCACGTCGTGCTCGGCCACAGCCTGGGCTCGCTGGTCTGCTACGACACCTTCACCCACGAGGACACCCGTGCCGCGGCCGCTGGCCGATACTTCGCCTCGCTGGGTTCGCAGATCGGCAATCCCTTCGTGCGTGGCGAGTACCAGGCCGGCCGCCTGAGCGCGATCGACAAGGCTCGGTTCTGGTACCACCTGTACAACCGCTTCGATTCCGTGTTCACCGCCCGCGTCAGCATAGCCGCCGACAATTTCCGCCAGGTCGACACCCACTTCGACATTTCAGGCAACGCCGACCACGCGGCCGAGGAATACCTGCGGCATCCGCAGGCGGTCAGCACGCTGTGGTTCGATGTACTGAATGACGCAACCACGCGCATCACGCGCTCCATGCGCGAGCAGGAGCCCATCGCCCGCCGCGTCGCCACGCCGCGCAAGCGCGCGCTGCTGGTCGGCATCAACGAATACCCCGATCCCGACGACCGCCTGTCCGGCTGCGTCAACGATGTCTTCCTGATGAGCGCCATGCTGCAGGAACAGGGTTTCGATGCCGGCGACATCCGCGTGGTGCTGGACGACCGTGCCACCGCGGACGGCATCCGCGAGCGCGTGGACTGGCTGCTCGACGGCGTGCGCAGCGGCGACCAGCGCATCCTCTACTACAGCGGTCACGGCGCGCAGCTGCCCACCTACGGGCTGGGTGATCGCGTCGACCGCATGGACGAGACGCTGGTGCCTTACGACTTCGACTGGACGGAAGAGGCCGCCATCACCGACGACTGGCTGTTCGAGCGCTACGTGCAGCTGCCGTACGACGTCAACTTCAGCATCATCCTGGACTGCTGCCATTCCGGCGGCATGGCCAAGGGCGGGCCAGCGCGCATGCGCGGACTCAATCCGCCCGACGACATCCGCCACCGCGCGATGTGCTGGAACGCCGACCGGCAGATGTGGGTGCCGCGCGACCTGGAAGTCGCCGACCGCAAGAAGCAGGCGGTGGACGAGGACACCATGCCGCTCGGCGACATGAGTGGCCGCTTGGGCTACGCCTTGCCGGTGCGCACGCTGCGGCTGGGCGAAGCGCGCGAGATGCGCAAGGCGCTCGGCCACAAGGGCCCGTACATGCCGCTGCTGCTGTATGCCTGCCAGGAGCGCGAGTTCGCCTACGAGTACGAGCATGGCGCGGTCCACCACGGCGCGTTCACCTACGCGCTGGTCAAGAACTGGCGGCGGATGCTCGCCGGCGGCGCGGGCGACCGGCGCAGCCTGAAGGTCAGCGATCTGGTGAAGTACACCTCGGCCGAACTGCGCGAACTGGCCTACGACCAGACCGCCGCCGTGGCCGGCCCGGAGATCCGCCTGAAGCGCTGGATGTAA
- a CDS encoding isochorismatase family cysteine hydrolase, whose product MSSPDTGYPAGRTALLFVDPYNDFLAEGGKLWPLVSEVARSVDLHAHLRAICTTVREAGLPVFIVPHHRAEPDDFRGWDHPTPYQLGASRVQPFAKGSWGGEWHPEFAPQPGDIVVKEHWGSSGFANTDLDYLLKQHRISHLILVGLIANTCIETTARFAAELGYHVTLVRDATAAASTAAMHAAHEINAPTFAHRILTTAELLKALCTPS is encoded by the coding sequence ATGTCCAGCCCCGATACCGGCTATCCCGCCGGGCGCACCGCGCTGCTGTTCGTCGATCCATACAACGACTTCCTGGCCGAAGGCGGCAAGCTGTGGCCGCTGGTGTCCGAGGTTGCCCGCAGCGTCGACTTGCATGCGCACCTGCGCGCGATCTGTACCACGGTCCGCGAAGCCGGCCTCCCTGTCTTCATCGTACCGCATCATCGCGCGGAGCCCGATGACTTCCGTGGCTGGGACCACCCCACCCCTTACCAGCTGGGCGCCTCGCGGGTGCAGCCCTTCGCCAAAGGCAGCTGGGGCGGCGAATGGCATCCGGAGTTCGCCCCGCAGCCCGGCGACATCGTGGTGAAGGAGCATTGGGGCTCCAGCGGCTTCGCCAACACCGACCTGGACTACCTGCTGAAGCAGCATCGGATCAGCCACCTGATCCTGGTCGGCCTGATCGCCAATACCTGCATCGAGACCACCGCACGCTTCGCCGCCGAACTCGGCTACCACGTCACCCTCGTGCGCGACGCGACCGCGGCGGCGAGTACGGCCGCGATGCACGCGGCGCACGAGATCAATGCACCCACCTTCGCCCACCGCATACTGACCACGGCGGAACTGCTGAAGGCGCTGTGCACGCCTTCGTAA
- a CDS encoding MmcQ/YjbR family DNA-binding protein, which translates to MDVAALKRHCRSLPGVTETLHAAPANILVYAVGGKRFAHFKTSEPERWRFSVKVASERFLELTDQPGIKPARWLGRQHWITVVDVAAMPTAHLRELVRWSYHHALSRLPLREQRRIAAE; encoded by the coding sequence ATGGATGTCGCCGCCCTCAAACGCCATTGCCGGTCCCTGCCCGGGGTCACTGAAACGCTGCATGCCGCGCCGGCCAACATCCTGGTCTACGCGGTGGGCGGCAAGCGCTTCGCGCACTTCAAGACCAGTGAACCGGAGCGTTGGCGCTTCAGCGTGAAGGTCGCCAGCGAACGCTTCCTGGAGCTGACCGACCAGCCCGGCATCAAGCCGGCGCGCTGGCTGGGTCGCCAGCACTGGATCACCGTGGTGGACGTGGCGGCGATGCCGACCGCCCACCTGCGCGAGCTGGTGCGCTGGTCCTACCACCACGCCCTGTCCCGCCTGCCATTGCGCGAACAGCGGCGGATCGCGGCGGAGTAG
- a CDS encoding adenine phosphoribosyltransferase yields MHAWSDLIRDIPDFPKPGILFKDITPVLADARGFADAVAAMAEPWRKQPLHAVVGVEARGFILGAALARELGVGFVPVRKPGKLPGHTLSLDYGLEYGRDRLEIHADALPQAAPVIVVDDVLATGGTLKAAIQLVEQQGARVVGAAVLVELAFLAARATWRHPAPLVATLSY; encoded by the coding sequence ATGCACGCCTGGTCCGACCTGATCCGCGACATTCCCGATTTTCCCAAGCCGGGCATCCTCTTCAAGGACATCACACCCGTGCTCGCGGATGCGCGTGGTTTTGCGGATGCGGTCGCCGCGATGGCGGAACCTTGGCGCAAGCAGCCGCTGCATGCCGTGGTCGGGGTGGAAGCGCGCGGTTTTATCCTGGGCGCGGCGCTGGCGCGGGAACTCGGTGTGGGATTCGTGCCGGTGCGCAAGCCGGGCAAATTGCCGGGCCACACCCTGTCACTGGATTACGGGCTGGAATACGGGCGCGACCGGCTGGAGATCCATGCCGATGCGTTACCGCAGGCCGCACCCGTCATCGTCGTGGACGACGTGCTGGCGACCGGCGGCACGCTGAAAGCCGCCATCCAGCTGGTGGAGCAACAGGGGGCACGGGTCGTCGGTGCAGCCGTGCTGGTGGAACTGGCGTTTCTGGCCGCCAGGGCCACGTGGCGCCATCCCGCGCCGCTCGTGGCGACCTTGTCCTACTGA
- a CDS encoding DUF1993 domain-containing protein — protein MSQTLSMYQASIPVFTRALRNLKHVLQKGEAYAQERGFDANVLLQARLYPDMLPLVRQVQIATDNAKFGAARLTGTESPRFEDNETSFAELYDRLTRVIEYLGTFDEAAFAGSEDREVTVPTRSRGDLKFDGRGYLLGFATPNVYFHVTTAYAILRHNGVPVGKQDFLGGR, from the coding sequence ATGAGCCAGACCCTGTCGATGTACCAGGCCTCCATTCCCGTCTTCACGCGCGCGCTGCGCAACCTCAAGCACGTGCTGCAGAAGGGCGAGGCCTATGCCCAGGAGCGGGGCTTCGATGCGAACGTCCTGCTGCAGGCGCGCCTGTATCCGGACATGCTGCCGCTCGTGCGGCAGGTGCAGATCGCCACCGACAACGCAAAATTCGGCGCGGCGCGCCTGACCGGCACCGAATCGCCGCGTTTCGAGGACAACGAGACCAGCTTTGCCGAACTGTACGATCGTCTGACCCGCGTCATCGAATACCTGGGCACGTTCGACGAAGCCGCCTTCGCAGGCAGCGAAGACCGCGAGGTGACCGTTCCGACGCGCTCGCGCGGCGACCTGAAGTTCGACGGACGCGGTTACCTGTTGGGCTTCGCGACGCCGAACGTGTACTTCCACGTCACGACGGCCTACGCCATCCTGCGCCACAACGGCGTGCCGGTGGGCAAGCAGGATTTCCTCGGCGGGCGTTGA
- a CDS encoding ECF-type sigma factor, producing the protein MTRQPQDPVRTVMPADEPACIGDAAMDDVRRESVTQLLNHAQGGHSDAWDRIYALLYQDLHRIARSQIRQQRRGHSRSPTSLISETWLRLASADFSVENRSHLVALIARAMRFVLLDEARRALAEKRGDGVEVLTLDETNEPGHQVQLEQLLILDQALNDLATVDARLAQVVELRYFGGLSEQEIADVLKVTERTVRRDWRKARAFLFSHLGGEAADDAPPGA; encoded by the coding sequence ATGACTCGCCAGCCGCAGGATCCCGTGCGTACCGTCATGCCCGCGGATGAGCCGGCGTGCATCGGCGATGCGGCCATGGATGACGTGCGTCGCGAGTCCGTCACCCAGTTGCTGAACCACGCCCAAGGGGGACATTCCGACGCGTGGGATCGCATATACGCGCTGCTCTACCAGGACCTGCATCGCATCGCGCGTTCACAGATCCGGCAGCAGCGGCGCGGGCATTCGCGTTCGCCGACTTCGCTGATCAGCGAAACCTGGCTGCGTCTGGCCAGCGCCGATTTCAGTGTGGAGAACCGGTCCCACCTGGTGGCCCTGATCGCCCGCGCCATGCGCTTCGTCCTGCTCGACGAGGCACGTCGCGCACTGGCGGAAAAGCGCGGAGACGGGGTGGAGGTGTTGACGCTTGACGAAACCAACGAACCCGGGCACCAGGTGCAGCTGGAACAGCTACTGATCCTGGACCAGGCGCTCAACGATCTGGCAACGGTCGACGCGCGCCTGGCGCAGGTGGTTGAACTGCGTTACTTCGGTGGGCTCAGCGAGCAGGAAATCGCCGACGTGCTCAAGGTGACCGAACGCACCGTCAGGCGCGACTGGCGCAAGGCACGTGCGTTCCTGTTCAGCCACCTGGGTGGGGAGGCAGCCGACGACGCGCCACCCGGCGCCTGA
- a CDS encoding transposase, whose amino-acid sequence MSQWHVMQRLAPAEWVVMLERLPGRIGARARHGGNAKRFIEAVLWVSQTGAYWSDLPREFGSWHGIYVRFIRWSQDGTWADVMATLPTDDQRRADLQALVDRYLARNNTKHLSRAMRSA is encoded by the coding sequence ATGAGCCAATGGCATGTCATGCAGCGCCTGGCCCCGGCGGAATGGGTCGTCATGCTGGAGCGCCTGCCAGGCCGCATCGGGGCGCGCGCACGCCACGGGGGCAACGCCAAACGCTTCATCGAAGCGGTGCTCTGGGTGTCGCAGACCGGCGCGTACTGGTCAGACCTGCCAAGGGAGTTCGGCTCGTGGCATGGCATCTACGTGCGTTTCATCCGGTGGTCGCAGGACGGCACCTGGGCCGACGTCATGGCGACGTTGCCGACGGACGACCAGCGGCGTGCCGACCTGCAGGCCCTCGTCGACCGTTACCTGGCCCGCAACAACACCAAGCACCTCAGTCGCGCGATGAGGTCCGCATGA
- a CDS encoding VOC family protein, producing the protein MNVNPYLILDGNCEAAFTFYAQATGGELGPLMRFGETPGCDDMPASHKDKIMHTHVMFGQTVLMGSDNHPAHPYDGVKGCSVSLSVDSIADAERIFAALSEGGQVTMALDQTFWAVRFGMLVDKFGVPWMINCEKDA; encoded by the coding sequence ATGAACGTCAATCCCTACCTGATCCTCGACGGCAACTGCGAAGCCGCCTTCACCTTCTACGCCCAGGCCACCGGCGGCGAGCTGGGGCCGCTGATGCGCTTCGGCGAAACCCCCGGCTGCGACGACATGCCGGCCAGCCACAAGGACAAGATCATGCACACGCATGTGATGTTCGGGCAGACCGTGCTGATGGGCTCGGACAACCACCCGGCGCATCCCTACGACGGCGTGAAGGGCTGCTCGGTGTCGCTGTCGGTGGACAGCATTGCCGATGCGGAACGCATCTTCGCTGCGCTCTCCGAGGGTGGCCAGGTGACCATGGCGCTCGACCAGACTTTCTGGGCGGTGCGCTTCGGCATGCTGGTGGACAAGTTCGGCGTGCCTTGGATGATCAACTGCGAGAAGGATGCATGA